In Candidatus Eremiobacterota bacterium, the genomic stretch GTACCGACGTGCGCCAGTTTCACCTCTGCCCCCAGCACCGCGAGAGGGTGCTCTCAGGATGCAAAGGTCTCGAGGCCGTCATGGTGCTTCATAACAGCCAGCGCGAAGAAGTGCAGGCCCTCTATGGAATAGCCCGTGAGAGGCTCCACGTGACAGGCACCGGCTACGATGAAAGGCTCTTTTCCCCGGGGAAAAAGGAATCCGGCGAGGTCCAGGTGGTCTATGGGGGGAAGCTCAGCAGGGCCAAGGGAGTCATGCCCCTTCTGGAGGCTGCCGCGCTACTTACCGATCTTCCCTGGCACCTCCACCTCGCAGGGGGCGGCGCCGGACCTGAGAAAGATGAGATAGTCGAAAGAGCCATGGTGATGGGAGGGAGAGTCACCCTCCATGGGCCCCTTCCCCAGCATGAGCTCGCTCAGCTCATGGCGCGCTCCCACATTTTTGTGCTCCCCTCATTCTACGAGGGATTCCCCCTGGTCCTCATCGAAGCCCTCGCCTCAGGCTGCTCCCTTGTCTCTACTGACCTTCCCGCCCTGAAAGAGCTCTTCCCGGGAGATGCCCCCCCCTCACTGGAAGCAATCGCTCTCCCGCCCATGAAGGGAGGGCCCGACACTCCCGATGAAGGAGCGCTCCCGGCCTTTGTCGAAGCACTGTCGCAGGCGCTCAGAAAGCAGATAACCCGGCGAATCAAAGAAACGGAGCTCCCCGCGGAGCATTTCAGGCCTTTTGTGAAAGGCTTTACATGGAAGCAGGTCTTTGAGAGGATAGAACGAGTTTACTTTTTGGCACTGAAGAAAGGATAGAACCCTTCAGAGCACCAATGGCAATGAATTCATCACAGGACCCGTCACCGAAGCCCTCCAGGTCGAAAATCGCCGCCATAGTGATACTCTGCCTTGTATCATCGTCAATAGAGCCCATCATCGCGAAGTATGCCTATCTCCACGGCGCCACGCCGTGGCAGATCCTCGTCATCAAGTTCATCGTCGGCGGCGTGGCCGTTCTTCTGCTGCTGAAAGGCTCCCGGTGGCCCGGGGTAAGAAATGTGCTGCGCATCTTTTTCATGGGGATGCTCCTCATTGCCACCAGCGCCCTCATTCTTTATTCCCTCAAGTTCCTGCCCGCCAGCATCCTGATTACCATCATCACCACCACGCCTGCGGTAGTGGCGCTCGTGAACCAGATGCTGGGGAAGGAGAGGCTTGCAAAGACCTTCTGGCCGGGCTTCCTCCTCTGCTTCACCGGCATCCTCCTCACCATAGAG encodes the following:
- a CDS encoding glycosyltransferase family 4 protein — protein: MRVLHLLSQKPEATGSGLTVQAVMREGALRGHINYLLAGVSVGERPLLHSQGELCCTYVEFESPGLPFKVAGMSDVMPYPSTRFCDLTGEQMTLYEECFRDKLNSAVSEFQPDLIHANHLWIITSLARRALPDIPVVATSHGTDVRQFHLCPQHRERVLSGCKGLEAVMVLHNSQREEVQALYGIARERLHVTGTGYDERLFSPGKKESGEVQVVYGGKLSRAKGVMPLLEAAALLTDLPWHLHLAGGGAGPEKDEIVERAMVMGGRVTLHGPLPQHELAQLMARSHIFVLPSFYEGFPLVLIEALASGCSLVSTDLPALKELFPGDAPPSLEAIALPPMKGGPDTPDEGALPAFVEALSQALRKQITRRIKETELPAEHFRPFVKGFTWKQVFERIERVYFLALKKG